Proteins encoded together in one Planctomyces sp. SH-PL14 window:
- a CDS encoding DUF3488 and transglutaminase-like domain-containing protein — protein MQPLLQLLHYSLAFVVIWAAGVLGAAEGGPIPLLVIPVAILTVVTVDRRGLWSAPVVVANALGVIAFLATGYEFFRGDLERRVITAGHILTYLTCIFLIQKKGPFQIWLLLAMSILSVAVASILTTDAWLGPALLVYVLAALWTLSVLSLYRAGLRVTERSVADTGASWTAAATGSRIRHGVKSEKTNWVNSRFVAGGVSSTVLSLLLALVFFLFIPRMWISGVTVRAEDTQPLTGFAETVSLGEVGEILESTDLVFDVEFYGFMKETPMPLEEIDRLLKAEPLFRGAVLEQYRDGRWTLGRERELVRYRAVRPIDRETLFSQLIRMQPIGTKVLFCVGFPVGALDENQLAEIHLDRRSYELHRRILSAADVMTYRVFSRVEDLPLPWVETVDARIRRLAYLASLTRFPISLDRIRQYAIEVVGTEKSQALRAYSANMLRAERADGLEGLAGAIADTVGAQMQREAAEKIRNDLQGGKFGYTLKGSVVDPGVDPLVDFLFNRKSGHCEYYASAMTMMLRSLGIPARMISGFKGGQFNSRNGRFEVRQLHAHTWVEAQIDGNWVTYDPTPASRDLDVNEKVEAHNNSRLGTLLEASKNIWGQSMQMTKDQQQRYLYQPVQDRLRLVWNISTGLLSGKISLSEALSATVRRPDKWFSWRGGVVTAVIGVVLLLAARGVRSAMGWGRGRRKSQKQEANARVSVEFYERLMSLLAQAGFKPQPAQTPREFVDGAMGKLLPRLTDRKVDAGATRELVEWFYGVRFGGETLPAARVQEIDSRLTALEQAFSDEAADGKPRAPR, from the coding sequence TTGCAGCCTCTTCTTCAGCTTCTGCACTACAGCCTGGCCTTCGTCGTCATCTGGGCCGCGGGCGTGCTGGGGGCCGCAGAAGGAGGGCCGATCCCGCTGCTCGTCATCCCGGTCGCCATCCTGACGGTCGTCACCGTCGACCGCCGCGGCCTGTGGAGCGCTCCGGTCGTGGTCGCCAACGCACTCGGCGTGATTGCCTTCCTGGCAACAGGCTATGAGTTCTTCAGAGGAGACCTCGAACGCCGGGTCATCACGGCCGGCCACATCCTCACCTATCTGACCTGCATCTTCCTGATCCAGAAGAAGGGCCCGTTCCAGATCTGGCTGCTCCTGGCCATGAGCATCCTGAGCGTCGCCGTCGCGTCGATCCTCACGACCGACGCATGGCTCGGTCCGGCGCTGCTCGTCTACGTCCTCGCCGCCCTGTGGACGCTCTCGGTCCTCTCCCTGTACCGGGCGGGGCTGCGGGTCACCGAACGCTCCGTCGCCGACACAGGGGCGAGCTGGACCGCGGCCGCCACGGGAAGCCGCATCCGCCACGGCGTGAAGTCCGAAAAGACGAACTGGGTCAACTCCCGCTTCGTCGCGGGGGGCGTCTCCTCCACGGTCCTTTCGCTGCTGCTGGCGCTCGTCTTCTTCCTGTTCATCCCCCGCATGTGGATCTCGGGAGTGACGGTGCGGGCCGAAGACACGCAGCCGCTGACCGGCTTCGCGGAGACCGTCTCGCTGGGCGAAGTGGGTGAGATCCTCGAGAGCACCGACCTCGTCTTCGACGTCGAGTTCTACGGGTTCATGAAAGAGACCCCGATGCCGCTCGAGGAGATCGACCGCCTGCTGAAGGCGGAGCCGCTGTTCCGCGGGGCGGTCCTGGAGCAGTACCGCGACGGACGTTGGACGCTGGGCCGGGAGCGGGAGCTGGTCCGCTACCGGGCGGTCCGGCCGATCGACCGGGAGACGCTCTTTTCCCAGCTGATCCGCATGCAGCCGATCGGCACGAAGGTCCTGTTCTGTGTCGGCTTCCCGGTCGGGGCCCTCGATGAGAACCAGCTGGCGGAGATCCACCTCGACCGCCGCTCCTACGAGCTGCATCGCCGGATCCTCTCGGCGGCCGACGTCATGACGTACCGGGTCTTCAGCCGCGTCGAGGACCTGCCGTTGCCGTGGGTCGAGACTGTCGACGCCCGGATCCGGCGGCTGGCGTACCTGGCCTCGCTCACGCGTTTCCCGATCTCGCTCGACCGCATCCGTCAGTACGCCATCGAGGTGGTCGGCACGGAGAAGTCCCAGGCGCTTCGGGCGTATTCCGCGAACATGCTCCGGGCGGAGCGGGCCGACGGACTGGAGGGTCTGGCGGGTGCGATCGCCGACACCGTGGGGGCCCAGATGCAGCGGGAGGCGGCGGAGAAGATCAGGAACGACCTGCAGGGAGGGAAGTTCGGCTACACCCTGAAGGGCTCGGTCGTCGACCCGGGGGTCGACCCGCTCGTCGATTTCCTGTTCAACCGGAAATCGGGGCACTGCGAGTATTACGCCTCCGCGATGACGATGATGCTCCGCTCGCTGGGGATTCCGGCGCGGATGATCAGCGGCTTCAAGGGGGGGCAGTTCAACTCGCGGAACGGGCGGTTTGAAGTCCGGCAGCTCCATGCCCACACGTGGGTCGAGGCCCAGATCGACGGAAACTGGGTCACCTACGACCCCACACCGGCCAGTCGCGACCTGGATGTGAACGAGAAGGTCGAAGCCCACAACAATTCGCGGCTCGGAACGCTGCTCGAAGCCTCGAAGAACATCTGGGGGCAGTCGATGCAGATGACGAAGGATCAGCAGCAGCGGTATCTGTACCAGCCGGTGCAGGACCGGCTCCGGCTGGTGTGGAACATCTCCACCGGGCTGCTCTCCGGGAAGATCAGCCTGTCCGAAGCTCTGAGCGCCACCGTCCGGCGGCCGGACAAGTGGTTCAGCTGGAGAGGCGGGGTCGTCACGGCTGTGATCGGCGTGGTCCTCCTCCTGGCGGCGCGGGGAGTGCGGTCCGCGATGGGATGGGGCCGTGGACGGCGGAAGTCCCAGAAGCAGGAGGCGAACGCGCGGGTCTCCGTCGAGTTTTATGAGCGGCTGATGAGCCTGCTGGCGCAGGCCGGCTTCAAGCCGCAGCCGGCGCAGACTCCGCGGGAGTTCGTCGATGGGGCGATGGGAAAGCTGCTTCCGCGGCTGACGGACCGGAAGGTGGACGCGGGGGCGACCCGCGAGCTGGTGGAGTGGTTTTACGGGGTTCGCTTCGGCGGGGAGACGCTGCCTGCGGCACGTGTTCAGGAGATTGACAGTCGGCTGACCGCTCTGGAGCAGGCGTTTTCGGACGAAGCGGCCGACGGCAAGCCTCGCGCGCCGCGCTGA
- a CDS encoding carbon storage regulator encodes MLVLTRKQEEMIRIGHDIVIKVISTGRGKVKIGIEAPNDVRVMRAELDEKVIPVAHLARTAS; translated from the coding sequence ATGTTGGTTCTCACCCGCAAGCAAGAAGAAATGATCCGGATCGGCCACGACATCGTTATCAAGGTGATCTCAACGGGCCGCGGCAAGGTGAAGATCGGAATCGAGGCCCCCAACGACGTCCGCGTCATGCGGGCCGAGCTGGATGAAAAGGTCATCCCGGTTGCCCATCTGGCCCGCACGGCAAGCTGA
- a CDS encoding S41 family peptidase, which yields MSTTTPFSLNWLVLACSMALTIIGAAPAAEPAPATSEAIGPDRFDRVANVLPVESAVTPTSVEDPPDEVKVAVVPRDGSGASASYGDSMSAAPVNYGPANYGPANYGPVNNSPVNLGPQAPFNGNYGNASTIPYNSNYAPAPTWNGGRPTAPYQPQPYQGQPNWNTNPYQQPGSYQQPAKPSDAELHDAKVTARYQDSAYLSFLGRSSMNQLTSLYMEASNLIDTRHVSPTSYQIRSQAAIQGLIVALSNPAFQQANGVAPRPDQIQAFQSDLSQIVNGQGPQTANEAVGIMQWVGETANRRLGLRREVVAMEFLNETLDSLDKYSTFMPNKTAAMADTAPTASLDVSLTKSAALEESIVGIGVELKTHEQGALVMGVIENGPSAQAGLRKGDILVSVNGQELAGQPLSQVADRITGPAGTQVVINVRRNGQRLGATLVRRAVYVSSVTGTTMIEGSQVGYIRLKQFSDSSTKDLEAAMMKLHNSGMQALVLDLRGNPGGLLTQAITVSDLFLTQGTIVSTRGKTASDNTTETAKFAQTWNTPLVLLVDDNSASASEILAAAIQDNRRGVLVGRKSYGKGTVQTHFPLKTVNGTLKLTTAKFYAPSGREMAGQGVTPDYPVYQSNQETAMNLTEDADVRMALQVVQSGVAGQLAGGGSAAPTSGFGGLSQQLGGLRDYLMNPSR from the coding sequence ATGTCCACGACGACACCCTTCTCCCTGAACTGGCTTGTTCTCGCCTGCTCGATGGCCCTGACGATCATCGGTGCGGCTCCGGCTGCCGAGCCGGCCCCCGCGACCTCGGAGGCCATCGGCCCCGATCGCTTTGACCGCGTTGCGAATGTCCTCCCTGTTGAATCCGCCGTCACGCCGACCTCGGTCGAAGATCCGCCGGATGAAGTGAAGGTGGCTGTGGTTCCCCGGGACGGCTCGGGTGCCTCGGCGAGCTACGGCGACTCGATGAGCGCCGCTCCCGTGAACTACGGCCCGGCGAACTATGGACCGGCCAACTACGGCCCGGTGAACAACAGCCCCGTGAACCTCGGTCCGCAGGCCCCCTTCAACGGGAACTACGGCAACGCCTCCACGATCCCCTACAACAGCAATTACGCTCCGGCCCCGACGTGGAATGGCGGCCGCCCGACCGCTCCTTACCAGCCGCAGCCCTACCAGGGCCAGCCGAACTGGAACACGAACCCGTACCAGCAGCCTGGTTCCTATCAGCAGCCGGCCAAGCCCAGCGACGCCGAACTGCACGATGCCAAGGTGACCGCCCGCTACCAGGACTCGGCCTACCTGTCGTTCCTCGGCCGGTCCAGCATGAACCAGCTCACCTCCCTGTATATGGAGGCCTCCAACCTGATCGACACCCGGCACGTCAGCCCGACCTCGTACCAGATCCGTTCGCAGGCGGCGATCCAGGGGCTCATCGTGGCCCTCAGCAATCCCGCCTTTCAGCAGGCCAACGGCGTCGCTCCCCGGCCGGACCAGATCCAGGCCTTCCAGAGCGATCTGTCCCAGATCGTCAACGGTCAGGGACCCCAGACGGCCAACGAAGCGGTGGGGATCATGCAGTGGGTCGGTGAAACCGCCAACCGCCGGCTCGGCCTGCGGCGGGAAGTCGTGGCGATGGAGTTCCTCAACGAGACGCTCGACTCGCTCGACAAGTATTCGACCTTCATGCCCAACAAGACGGCCGCCATGGCCGACACCGCTCCGACCGCGTCGCTCGACGTCAGCCTGACGAAGAGTGCCGCCCTGGAAGAAAGCATCGTGGGGATCGGCGTCGAACTGAAGACCCACGAACAGGGAGCCCTGGTCATGGGAGTCATCGAGAACGGTCCGAGTGCCCAGGCTGGCCTCCGCAAGGGTGACATCCTGGTCTCGGTGAACGGTCAGGAACTCGCCGGCCAGCCCCTCTCGCAGGTGGCGGACCGGATCACCGGCCCGGCCGGAACGCAGGTGGTCATCAATGTCCGTCGGAACGGTCAGCGGCTCGGTGCGACTCTCGTCCGCCGGGCGGTCTATGTCAGCAGTGTGACCGGCACGACGATGATCGAAGGAAGCCAGGTCGGATACATCCGCCTCAAGCAGTTCTCGGACTCGTCGACCAAGGATCTCGAAGCGGCGATGATGAAGCTGCACAACAGCGGTATGCAGGCCCTTGTCCTCGACCTCCGCGGCAACCCCGGCGGACTCCTGACCCAGGCGATCACGGTCTCGGACCTGTTCCTCACCCAGGGGACGATCGTCTCGACCCGGGGGAAGACCGCCTCCGACAACACGACGGAAACGGCGAAGTTCGCCCAGACTTGGAACACGCCGCTGGTCCTGCTCGTCGATGACAACAGTGCCAGTGCCAGCGAGATCCTGGCCGCCGCCATCCAGGACAACCGCCGCGGGGTGCTGGTGGGACGCAAGTCCTACGGCAAGGGAACGGTTCAGACCCACTTCCCCCTGAAGACGGTCAACGGGACCCTCAAGCTGACCACCGCCAAGTTCTACGCTCCCAGCGGGCGGGAAATGGCCGGTCAGGGTGTGACCCCGGATTACCCGGTGTACCAGTCGAACCAGGAGACCGCGATGAACCTGACGGAAGACGCCGACGTCCGGATGGCCCTCCAGGTCGTCCAGTCCGGTGTCGCCGGCCAGCTCGCCGGGGGCGGCTCGGCCGCTCCGACCAGCGGGTTCGGTGGCCTTAGCCAGCAGCTCGGCGGCCTGCGGGACTACCTCATGAACCCGTCCCGGTAA
- a CDS encoding DUF1559 domain-containing protein produces the protein MHAPAPLRRGRALRSHSLRHGFTLIELLVVIAIIAVLVAILLPAVQQAREAARGSQCKNNMRQLALATHNFHEVFNHLPYACLDYQPDVMAASYVGGLTLIMPYLEQDAIAKRYDPKLPRNSTVDNGGGVTNAMIQQKIIPTFVCPTMTMPSGPLGSATENRSPSSYIWSSGTPDAGLGMYANPRPEFNGAVPPMYKETTDNKTNIKPTRLADITDGTSNTFLLGETDFSPNGVPSTSMGSVWAYGYPLGYTFGTTFQIYNNHKNTGTTYGTFRSQHPGGATFVFSDGSVNFVNENVSTDIYKGLATRNGAEKISNEF, from the coding sequence ATGCATGCCCCCGCCCCCCTGCGGCGCGGCCGCGCTCTGCGCAGCCATTCACTTCGTCATGGTTTCACGCTGATCGAGCTGCTGGTCGTCATCGCGATCATCGCGGTGCTCGTGGCCATCCTGCTTCCGGCCGTTCAGCAGGCCCGCGAGGCGGCGCGAGGCAGTCAGTGCAAGAACAACATGCGGCAACTGGCCCTGGCGACGCACAACTTCCATGAGGTGTTCAACCACCTCCCTTATGCCTGCCTCGACTATCAACCGGACGTCATGGCCGCGAGCTACGTGGGGGGCCTGACCCTGATCATGCCCTATCTGGAACAGGACGCGATCGCGAAGCGTTACGATCCGAAGCTTCCGCGGAACAGCACCGTGGACAACGGTGGAGGCGTCACGAACGCCATGATCCAGCAGAAGATCATTCCCACGTTCGTCTGTCCGACCATGACGATGCCCAGCGGCCCGCTGGGATCGGCGACTGAGAACCGGTCCCCTTCGAGCTATATCTGGAGTTCGGGCACTCCCGACGCGGGGCTCGGCATGTATGCCAACCCTCGACCCGAATTCAACGGTGCCGTCCCGCCGATGTATAAGGAGACGACGGACAACAAGACGAACATCAAGCCGACGAGGCTGGCCGACATTACCGACGGAACGTCCAACACCTTCCTGTTGGGGGAGACCGATTTCTCACCCAATGGCGTTCCGTCGACGTCCATGGGGTCGGTCTGGGCGTACGGGTATCCCCTCGGATACACGTTCGGAACAACCTTCCAAATCTACAACAATCATAAGAATACCGGGACGACGTACGGCACGTTTCGTAGCCAGCATCCCGGCGGAGCGACCTTCGTGTTCTCGGATGGCTCGGTGAACTTCGTCAACGAGAATGTCTCCACCGACATCTACAAGGGGCTGGCAACCCGTAATGGCGCCGAGAAGATCTCCAACGAGTTCTAA
- the hemP gene encoding hemin uptake protein HemP, which produces MSSNDKLPATMPASSTPDVATSDLPIVAFESIASGQREVVIEYRGQQYRLRATRNGKLILNK; this is translated from the coding sequence ATGTCATCGAACGACAAGCTCCCGGCCACGATGCCCGCCTCCTCGACACCCGACGTTGCGACCAGCGATCTTCCGATCGTCGCTTTTGAATCGATCGCTTCGGGCCAGAGAGAAGTTGTCATCGAGTACCGCGGACAGCAGTACCGCCTGCGTGCGACGCGAAACGGAAAGCTGATTCTCAACAAGTGA
- a CDS encoding DUF1559 domain-containing protein translates to MVLLRRRNGFTLIELLVVIAIIAVLVAILLPAVQQAREAARSAQCKNNLKQIGIAVHSYHEVHGVLPNVNASETLTGGSLFLHLLPMLEASNLYNRYDFNKSNSHVDNLPVSGQRIASYICPTAVFPRAVPSCSGDSGRAPGNYAACVGSIAYDMYLALPARPTLDGALAYTNAVNPMIRIGDIKDGTSSTLLIGESAYNIPDYKFNPPETICLGQSRYSFTYWNNPYPTSVGFSTRYLFNPKDKPNDGVYDSNWVGSFRSDHVGLVNFVMADGSVHGITENIDEALLDALATRASGELIGEF, encoded by the coding sequence ATGGTTCTCTTGCGTCGGCGCAACGGTTTTACGCTCATCGAGCTCCTGGTTGTGATTGCCATCATTGCTGTTCTCGTGGCCATCCTCCTCCCTGCGGTCCAGCAGGCGCGGGAAGCGGCCCGCTCGGCCCAGTGCAAAAACAACTTGAAGCAGATCGGCATCGCGGTCCACAGCTACCACGAAGTCCACGGGGTGCTTCCGAACGTGAATGCCAGCGAGACCCTGACGGGGGGCAGTCTCTTTCTGCATCTGCTACCGATGCTCGAAGCCTCCAACCTGTACAACCGGTACGACTTCAATAAGTCGAACAGCCACGTCGACAACCTCCCGGTGTCCGGTCAGCGGATTGCCAGCTACATCTGCCCGACGGCGGTTTTTCCCCGAGCGGTTCCGAGTTGCTCCGGGGACTCCGGCCGGGCTCCCGGAAACTACGCGGCCTGCGTCGGCTCCATCGCCTATGACATGTACCTCGCCCTGCCAGCGCGTCCGACGCTGGACGGGGCGCTCGCGTACACGAACGCCGTGAATCCCATGATCCGCATCGGCGATATCAAGGACGGCACGTCCAGCACGCTGCTGATCGGGGAGTCGGCCTACAACATTCCGGACTACAAGTTCAACCCGCCCGAAACAATCTGTCTCGGTCAGTCCCGGTATTCCTTCACCTATTGGAACAATCCGTACCCGACCTCGGTCGGCTTCAGCACGCGGTACCTGTTCAACCCCAAAGACAAGCCCAACGACGGGGTTTACGACTCCAACTGGGTCGGCTCGTTCCGCAGCGACCACGTCGGTCTGGTCAACTTCGTGATGGCGGACGGTTCCGTCCACGGCATCACGGAGAACATTGATGAAGCGCTCCTCGACGCGCTGGCGACCCGCGCCAGCGGCGAACTGATCGGCGAGTTCTAG